One Halictus rubicundus isolate RS-2024b chromosome 10, iyHalRubi1_principal, whole genome shotgun sequence genomic window carries:
- the LOC143358434 gene encoding uncharacterized protein LOC143358434, with protein MSSSGATVLLKKRERTQNWIPEEKNALFSLIKAHASAIENKKIDAAASAMKNLAWQQIYTAFRGRFSTDRDITRMREQWRRMKAQARMEMHSFIEMVKNVGPEEAAKCRPSNLSIEVWRLMEKARKNDGDGERSDENSQEGPENSMNTGNAVNTTNTVNVQAILDKLTTSTPEAPVSEIKVEADSDEYNTEEESQTELFRRNSDVPERKRPRVSEEEEPMDLAEQKGRNRDITVRQFDNDLTLSASKDKIDRSEEQDESIQRAVWMYEAAQREHELKLRMLNIELERAELQKQTAINEMKTSEIKRQLVENQAAEYYSQVRMTSGEPGSGAGRGGGSGGSIRDAGGSFGKMEQAHEDQYFYNLQKRQFQKLKEDLHDEISFHEEQIKRHQEAINRHKKRITDMHHE; from the exons ATGTCGTCGAGTGGGGCCACGGTGTTGCTGAAGAAGAGGGAACGGACGCAGAACTGGATCCCGGAGGAGAAGAACGCCCTGTTCTCGTTGATCAAGGCTCACGCGAGCGCGATCGAGAACAAGAAGATCGACGCGGCCGCCTCCGCCATGAAGAACCTCGCGTGGCAACAGATCTACACCGCTTTTCGGGGCAGATTCTCCACGGACAGGGACATCACCAGGATGAGGGAGCAATGGAGACGGATGAAGGCCCAGGCTAGGATGGAGATGCACTCTTTCATCGAAATG GTGAAGAACGTTGGCCCCGAGGAGGCGGCCAAATGTCGTCCGTCGAATCTTTCGATCGAGGTGTGGAGGCTGATGGAGAAAGCGAGGAAGAACGACGGGGACGGCGAACGTTCGGACGAGAACAGCCAGGAGGGCCCGGAGAACTCGATGAACACCGGGAACGCTGTGAACACCACGAACACGGTGAACGTTCAGGCGATCCTCGACAAGCTGACGACGTCCACGCCGGAAGCGCCGGTCAGCGAGATTAAGGTCGAAGCGGACAGCGACGAGTACAATACGGAGGAGGAGAGCCAGACCGAGCTCTTCCGGAGGAATTCGGACGTTCCGGAGAGGAAACGGCCTCGGGTCTCCGAGGAGGAGGAGCCGATGGACCTCGCCGAGCAAAAGGGCCGAAACCGGGACATCACGGTTCGCCAATTCGATAATG ATCTGACTCTGTCCGCTTCGAAGGAcaagatcgatcgatcggaggAGCAGGACGAATCGATTCAGAGGGCGGTGTGGATGTACGAAGCGGCTCAAAGAGAACACGAGCTGAAGCTGAGGATGTTGAACATCGAGCTCGAACGGGCGGAGCTGCAGAAGCAAACAGCCATCAACGAGATGAAAACCTCCGAGATCAAGAGGCAATTGGTCGAGAATCAGGCAGCCGAGTACTATAG CCAAGTAAGAATGACCAGCGGGGAACCTGGCTCCGGGGCTGGCAGAGGCGGCGGTAGCGGTGGTAGCATCCGTGATGCCGGTGGATCATTTGGTAAAATGGAACAAGCTCATGAGGATCAATATTTCTATAATCTG CAAAAGAGACAGTTCCAGAAACTTAAGGAGGACCTTCATGATGAAATCTCCTTCCACGAAGAACAAATCAAACGTCATCAGGAAGCCATAAACCGTCACAAAAAGAGAATCACAGATATGCATCACGAATGA